A region from the Pogoniulus pusillus isolate bPogPus1 chromosome 43, bPogPus1.pri, whole genome shotgun sequence genome encodes:
- the TOMM40L gene encoding mitochondrial import receptor subunit TOM40B: MGNLLGPAAPRAPRRGEPLGSPGSFDELHRQCKEVFPQQMEGVKLIVNKTLSSHFQVTHTVHMSSLGPSNYHFNATFVGDKQLSPSEVFPTLVGDMDNSGSLNAQVLHLLAERIRTKAVFQTHQAKFVTWQFDGEYRGDDCTATLTLGNPDLLGQSVILVAHFLQSLTPRLVLGGELVYHRRPGEEGAILTLAGKYTAHKWVATLNVGYGGAHASYYHRANEQVQVGVELEANTRLQDTTFAFGYQLSLPQGNVVFRGLLDSNWSVGGVLEKRLPPLPVSLALGAFLNHWRNRFHCGFSVTVG, translated from the exons ATGGGCAACTTGCTGGGCCCCGCCGCGCCCCGGGCCCCGCGCCGCGGGGAGCCGCtcggcagccctggcagcttcGATGAGCTGCACCGGCAGTGCAAAG AGGTGTTCCCGCAGCAGATGGAGGGGGTGAAGCTGATCGTCAACAAGACCCTGAGCAGCCACTTCCAG GTGACACACACAGTCCACATGAGCAGCCTTGGCCCCTCCAACTACCACTTCAATGCCACCTTCGTGGGTGACaaacagctcagccccagcgaG GTGTTCCCCACGCTGGTTGGGGACATGGACAACAGTGGCAGCCTCAATGCCCAGGTGCTGCACCTGCTGGCCGAGCGCATCCGCACCAAAGCTGTCTtccag ACTCACCAGGCCAAGTTCGTCACCTGGCAGTTCGACGGCGAGTACCGAGGGGACGACTGCACTGCCACCctcaccctgggcaaccctgaCCTGCTCGGGCAGTCCG TCATCCTGGTGGCACAtttcctgcagagcctcaccccCCGCctggtgctggggggggagTTGGTTTACCACCGGCGCCCTGGCGAGGAGGGTGCCATCCTGACCCTGGCAGGCAAATACACAG ctcaCAAGTGGGTGGCGACGCTGAACGTGGGCTACGGCGGTGCCCATGCCAGCTACTACCACCGAGCCAACGAGCAG gTGCAGGTCGGGGTGGAGCTGGAGGCCAACACTCGGCTGCAGGACACAACCTTCGCCTTCGGCTACCAACTCAGCCTGCCCCAAGGCAACGTCGTCTTCAGAG GGCTCCTGGACAGTAACTGGAGCGTCGGGGGcgtgctggagaagaggctgcccccccTGCCCGTCAGCCTGGCGCTCGGTGCCTTCCTCAACCACTGGCGGAATCGCTTCCACTGCGGCTTCAGCGTCACCGTGGGCTGA
- the NR1I3 gene encoding nuclear receptor subfamily 1 group I member 3 gives MSVSSPSDPEGSPCPLPRRQVPRGEEEKVCAVCGDRASGYHFHVMTCEGCKGFFRRSIIKGVHFACPFSRSCAVTKAKRRQCQACRLQKCFAVGMRKDMIMSEEALRQRRALRGQRRLAREQPAGLTAEQQELITILIAAHQRNFDSSFSQFTHYWPAVRLCIPSPQPQSPPEPGEPSACPQQDCLDPDVLPDVFSMLPHFADLSTFMIQQVISFAKEIPAFRSLPINDQISLLKGSTLEICQIQFNTVFNAETNAWECGQHCYTIQDGALAGFQQIYLEPLLKFHISLRKLQLHEAEYVLLQAMLLFTPDNASITQRDFIDQFQEKVALTLKSYIDHCHPMPEGRLLYAKLLLLLTELQTLKVENTRQILHIQDLSSMTPLLSEIIS, from the exons ATGTCCGTGTCGAGCCCCTCAGACCCAgagggcagcccctgcccactACCAAGGCGCCAGGTGCccaggggggaggaggagaaggtctGTGCTGTCTGTGGGGACCGTGCCAGTGGGTACCACTTCCATGTCATGACCTGCGAGGGCTGCAAGGGCTTCTTCAG GCGCTCCATCATCAAGGGCGTGCACTTTGCCTGCCCCTTCTCGCGGAGCTGTGCTGTCACCAAGGCCAAGCGGCGACAGTGCCAGGCCTGCCGCCTCCAGAAGTGCTTCGCCGTGGGCATGCGGAAGGACA TGATCATGTCGGAGGAGGCGCTGCGGCAGCGGCGGGCACTGCGCGGGCAGCGGCGGCTGGCCCGGGAGCAGCCGGCGGGGCTGACGgcggagcagcaggagctcatCACCATCCTCATCGCCGCCCACCAGCGCAACTTCGACTCCAGCTTCTCCCAGTTCACGCACTACTGG cctGCCGTGCGCCTCTGTATCCCCAGCCCGCAGCCGCAGAGCCCCCCGGAGCCCGGCGAGCCCTCGGCGTGCCCGCAGCAGGACTGCCTGGACCCGGACGTGCTGCCAGAcgtcttctccatgctgcctcACTTCGCCGACCTCAGCACCTTCATGATCCAGCAGGTCATCAGCTTCGCCAAGGAGATCCCAGCCTTCAG gaGCTTGCCCATCAACGATCAGATCTCGCTGCTGAAGGGATCCACGCTGGAGATCTGCCAGATCCAGTTCAACACCGTCTTCAACGCCGAGACCAACGCCTGGGAGTGCGGCCAGCACTGCTACACCATCCAGGACGGAGCCCTGg CTGGCTTCCAGCAGATCTACCTGGAGCCGCTGCTCAAGTTCCACATCAGcctgaggaagctgcagctgcatgAGGCCGAGTACGTCCTGCTgcaggccatgctgctcttcacACCAG ACAACGCCAGCATCACCCAGCGAGACTTCATCGACCAGTtccaggagaaggttgctctgaCGCTCAAGAGCTACATCGACCACTGCCACCCCATGCCCGAGGGCAG gctcctctatgccaagctgctgctgctgctgaccgaGCTGCAGACGCTGAAGGTGGAGAACACTCGGCAGATCCTGCACATCCAGGACCTGTCCTCCATGACTCCTCTGCTCTCCGAGATCATCAgctag